A region of Rhodanobacteraceae bacterium DNA encodes the following proteins:
- a CDS encoding UDP-N-acetyl-D-glucosamine 6-dehydrogenase encodes MATATLPRPEAIRLAVIGLGYVGLPLAVGFGRKLPTLGFDVNAARIEELKQHRDHTLEVSPDELRSTTQLGFSHDVKDLKGCNVFIVTVPTPIDRAKRPDLTPLESASRTVGQAIERGGVVIFESTVYPGATEEVCVPIIERESGLKFNVDFFAGYSPERINPGDKQHRLDTIKKVTSGSTPGAADFVDALYRQVVSAGTHKAASIKVAEAAKVIENTQRDLNIALINELALIFHRMGIDTLDVLEAAGTKWNFLPFRPGLVGGHCIGVDPYYLTHKAQEIGYHPEVILSGRRINDGMGRHVAERVIRLMLEKRIHVAGAKVLVLGLTFKENCPDLRNTRVTDIIDEFRACHADIDVYDPWVDPAEARHEYGIDLNPDLRPGTYDAIVLAVAHRQFTDMGAAALRGLGKPVCVLFDVKNVLPREAVDDRL; translated from the coding sequence ATGGCCACAGCCACGTTGCCGCGCCCCGAAGCCATCCGCCTGGCCGTGATCGGCCTCGGCTACGTCGGCCTGCCGCTGGCGGTCGGTTTCGGACGGAAATTGCCCACGCTGGGCTTCGACGTCAACGCGGCGCGCATCGAGGAACTGAAGCAGCACCGGGACCACACGCTGGAAGTCTCGCCCGACGAGCTGCGCAGCACCACCCAGCTCGGCTTCAGCCACGACGTCAAGGACCTCAAGGGTTGCAACGTCTTCATCGTCACCGTGCCGACGCCGATCGACCGCGCCAAGCGCCCCGACCTCACGCCGCTGGAATCCGCCAGCCGCACGGTGGGCCAAGCCATCGAACGCGGCGGCGTGGTGATCTTCGAATCGACCGTGTATCCCGGCGCGACCGAGGAAGTCTGCGTGCCGATCATCGAGCGCGAGTCGGGCCTGAAGTTCAACGTCGATTTCTTCGCGGGCTACAGTCCGGAGCGCATCAATCCGGGCGACAAGCAGCACCGGCTCGATACGATCAAGAAGGTCACTTCGGGCTCCACGCCGGGAGCCGCCGATTTCGTGGATGCGTTGTACCGCCAGGTGGTCAGCGCGGGCACCCACAAGGCCGCGAGCATCAAGGTGGCCGAAGCCGCCAAGGTGATCGAGAACACCCAACGCGACTTGAACATCGCGCTGATCAACGAACTGGCGCTGATCTTCCACCGCATGGGCATCGACACGCTGGACGTGCTGGAAGCGGCCGGCACCAAATGGAACTTCCTGCCGTTCCGGCCGGGCCTGGTGGGCGGCCACTGCATCGGCGTCGATCCGTATTACCTCACCCACAAGGCCCAGGAGATCGGCTACCACCCCGAGGTGATCCTGTCCGGCCGCCGCATCAATGACGGCATGGGCCGGCACGTGGCCGAACGCGTGATCCGGCTGATGCTGGAAAAGCGCATCCATGTCGCCGGCGCCAAGGTGCTGGTGCTGGGGCTGACGTTCAAAGAAAACTGCCCGGATCTGCGCAACACCCGCGTCACCGACATCATCGACGAGTTCCGCGCCTGCCACGCCGACATCGACGTCTACGATCCGTGGGTCGATCCCGCCGAAGCGCGGCACGAGTACGGCATCGACCTCAACCCCGACCTGCGCCCCGGCACCTACGACGCGATCGTGCTGGCCGTGGCGCACCGCCAGTTCACCGACATGGGCGCGGCGGCGCTGCGCGGTCTCGGCAAGCCCGTCTGCGTGCTGTTCGACGTGAAGAATGTGCTGCCGCGTGAAGCGGTGGACGACCGGTTGTAG